The Calditrichota bacterium genome segment GGCGGTGTCGGACGGGTCACGGTATCGGAACGGAAATCGAGGAGTCGGCCCGGCATAAGCCTTTAATCTAATCATATCGCCGGGCTATGGCAAGGGAGAAAAGAGTTTAGAATGATGAATGCGGAATGCGGAATGTAGAGTGACGATGCCAACCCCTACGCCATATCGAACAGCAGAAAGTGCGCATCATTAGGCATTTCTAACCTGAGCCTCGCTTCGCCATGCATCGCTGCAGCATCGCCCGGTTCCAGCGACTCCCCATTGACCCTAAGTCCGCCCTCGATCAACTGCACCCAGTAGTAGCGCTCTGCAACAGCAGCATAGTCCGTTACCTGCCCCGACTCGAAAACCCCCGCCAGGACTTCAGCCTGCTGTTGAATCATCATCGCGCCGTCGCGTCCGTCTGCCGAGGCGATCCGACAGAGACGGTTCGCCTTCGCTTCAGCGGGGAAGTGCATCTGCTCGTAGGAGGGATCGAGGCTGCGAGCCTGCGGAAGGAGCCAGATCTGAAGGAGGTGGCAGGTCTGATCCTCGGTCGGATTGAATTCGCTATGAATAATCCCGCGCCCGGCCGTCATCCGCTGGACGTCCCCCGGACGGATCACGCCGCCCGACCCGAGACTGTCGCGATGCTCAAGTTCTCCCTCGATGATGTAGGTGAGTATCTCCATATCGCGGTGCGGGTGCATCCCAAACCCCCCGCCGGGACCGAACCAGTCCTCATTCATAACTCGCAAATGACGGAATGCGACCCACCGCGGGTCGTAGTAGTCGGCAAACGAGAAGGTGTGATAGGTCTTTAGCCAGCCGTGGTCGAAATAAGCCCGATCCGCCGAACGTCGTATGGTAATCATGGCATTCCTTTTATTGCT includes the following:
- a CDS encoding pirin family protein, with product MITIRRSADRAYFDHGWLKTYHTFSFADYYDPRWVAFRHLRVMNEDWFGPGGGFGMHPHRDMEILTYIIEGELEHRDSLGSGGVIRPGDVQRMTAGRGIIHSEFNPTEDQTCHLLQIWLLPQARSLDPSYEQMHFPAEAKANRLCRIASADGRDGAMMIQQQAEVLAGVFESGQVTDYAAVAERYYWVQLIEGGLRVNGESLEPGDAAAMHGEARLRLEMPNDAHFLLFDMA